Within the Pseudoxanthomonas sp. Root65 genome, the region TGGGCGCTGCGTCGCTGATCTGCCTGGTGGTGGCGGGGCAACTGGTGGGCTCGGTGGTGCTGGACCACTTCGGCGTGCTGCATGCGCGCCAGCCGGTGGATGCGCTGCGCGTGGTCGGCCTGCTGCTGGTCGTCGCCGGCGCCCTGCTGGTGGTGAAGCCGTGGCAGGCGACCGGCGGATAAGCGATGGATGAGGTGCTGACCGGGCTGCCGCCGGTGGTGGCGCCCGACTGTCACGTGCTGGTGCTGGGCTCGATGCCGGGTGCGGCGTCGCTGCAGGCGGCCCGCTACTACGCCCATCCGCGCAACCGGTTCTGGCCGGTGATGGCCGCGCTGACCGGCGTCGCGGTGGAAGCGCCTTACGAGGAACGGCTGGCAGCGTCGCAGCGGGCCGGCATTGGCCTGTGGGATGTGATCGGCGAATGCCGCCGTGCCGGCAGCCTGGACAGTGCGATCGTCCGCGGCAGCGAACGGCCCAACCCGGTTGCCGGTCTCGTGCACGGACTTGCCGCCCTGCGCGGCATCGCCCTCAACGGCGGCACCGCGGCGTCGCTGTTCCGGCGGCATATCCAGCCGCAATTGGATGACGCCTGGACGCAGCGCGTGCAGATCATCGCGTTGCCCTCGACCAGCCCGGCACACGCGGCGATGGACCTCGCGCGGCTGCGCGAGGCCTGGGATGTGCTGCGGCCGCTGCTGCCGGCCTCAACCGTGCGCGGGGCGAGCCGGCGTACGCAGCCGTAGCCACACGGTCTGCACCGCCAGCACGGCGGCCACGGCAACAGCGACCCAGGCGGCGGTATCGCTGCCCGGCACGGTCCAGCCCGACTGCTTCACGTAGACCGCAGCCAGTGCCCAGAGTGCGGCCGCCGCGAACGCCAGGTTGCCGCGCATCCGCTGGTTCGCCGCGAGCAGCAGGGCGGCAGCGGCGGCGAACAGCACCAGCGTCCACGGCAGCATCGCGTCGGTCGGCAGCAGCCGATAGGCGACGATGACCTGCGCCGTGTTGAGGAATGCCGCCAGCGACAGCCAGCCGGCATGCAGCGACAGCGGCGCCCAGGCCCAGCCCGTGAGGCCCGGCGTCCCTTCACGCGCGGTGGAAAGCTTCAGCGCGCAGGCCAAGAGGCAGCCCAGCGCCGACCAGATGATCAGCAGCGCCAGCCAGAACAGTTGCTGCGAGAACACCGGCACCCACAGAGCGGTCAGCGCGAAACCGGCCGCGGCCCAGGGGCGAACACCCGCCAGCGGCGCCTGGCGCGCGCGCGACGAAAATGCCTGCCAGGCGCCGAACACCACGTCCCACAGGAAGATCAGGCCCCAGATGGCGAAGGCGTAGCCCGCCGCGACGATGAGCGTGGGGTATTGGTCTGAGATGGCGCCGTTGGTGGCCCCGAACGCGCCCTGCTGGGAAAACCAGGACACCGTGGGCATGGCGAGGGACAGCAGCAGGACGAGCCAGCGCATGGGAATCTCCTTGTCGGTCTGGGTGACGATGCTGGGGGCGGGGCTGTGAACAACGCATCGACATACGCAGCCGGACGCGGACTGGATGAAAACATGCGGCCCCGTATCGCGGGCGCTCACGTCGCGCCGGGTCCGACCAAAGCGATACCACTGCGCGTCGCGCTGCGCGCAATGTCCCGCCGTGGACAGCAATTAACACCAATGAACGGTTGGCGCATCGCGCCGCTGCGGACACAATAGGGGTTCCCTCTTCACGCCCGCACCGGAGTAACGCCATGTCCGACATCAAGGAAGCCAAGGTCCCCGACATCGGTGACTACGACGGCGTACCGGTGATCGAAATCCTGGTGGCCGTGGGCGACACGGTGAAGAAGGACCAGGGCCTGGTGACGCTGGAATCGGACAAGGCCACGATGGAAGTGCCATCCGCGTTCTCCGGCGTGGTGAAGGAGATCAAGGTCAAGCTGGGCGACGAGATCGCCGAGGGCGCCGTCGTTGCGCTGATCGAAGTGAGCGAAGGCGCGGCCGAAGCCAAGCCTGCCGCCGCGCCCGCGCCGACCGCCACCGCCGAAACCGGCGCCAAGGTCGAGCCGGTCGCGGTCTCGCCGACCCCCGACAAGATCGCCCAGCGCGAGATCGCGCAGGAGCGCGCCGCACCGTCCGTGGCCCCGGCTGCCTCGCGCGTGCTGGACGACAAGCCCGGCATCGATCCGGAAGCCTCGCCGCCGCGCTCGCCGCCGGTCGAGTTCAACGCCGACCGCGTGCTGCCGGAAAAGGTCGCCTACGCCAGCCCCGCCGTGCGCCTGTTCGCCCGCGAGCTGGGTGTGGACCTGCACCAGGTGACGGGCAGCGAACGCGGTGGCCGCATCAGCAAGGAAGACGTGCAGAAGTACGTCAAGGCCGCGCTGGCCGGTGGTATGGCCGCGCCCGCCGCTGCAGGCGCACCGGCCGCCGCCGGTGGTGGCCTCAACCTGCTGCCGTGGCCGAAGGTCGACTTCAGCAAGTTCGGCGAGACCGAAGTCGTCCAGCTGTCGCGCATCAAGAAGATTTCCGGCGCCAACCTGGCGCGCAACTGGGCGATGATCCCGCACGTCACCCAGCACGACCACGCCGACATCACCGACCTGGAAGCGCTGCGTGTGGCGCTGAACAAGGAAAACGAAAAGGCCGGCATCAAGCTGACCATGCTCGCCTTCCTGATGAAGGCCAGCGTCTCGGCACTGAAGAAGTTCCCCGACTTCAACGCCTCGCTCGATGCCAGTGGCGAGAACCTGACGCTGAAGAAATACTTCCACGTCGGCTTTGCCGCCGACACGCCGAACGGACTGGTGGTGCCGGTCGTCCGCGACGTCGACAAGAAGGGCGTCAACGAGATCGCGCAGGAAAGCGGCGAACTGGCCAAGAAGGCGCGCGAAGGCAAGCTCGGTCCGGCCGAGATGTCGGGCGGATGCTTCTCGATCTCCTCGCTGGGCGGCATCGGCGGCGTGGCGTTCACGCCCATCGTCAATGCGCCGGAAGTCGCCATCCTCGGCGTGTCCAAGTCGTCGATCCAGCCGGTCTGGGACGGCAAGCAGTTCCAGCCGCGCCTGATGCTGCCGCTGTCGCTGAGCTACGACCACCGCGTGATCGACGGCGCGGCCGCCGCGCGCTTCACCGCCTATCTCGCCCAGTTGCTCGGCGACCTGCGCCGCGTGCTGCTGTAAGGAGACCGAGACCATGGCGAACACGATTGAAGTCAAAGTCCCCGACATCGGCGATTACAGCGATGTGCCGGTCATCGAAATCCTGGTCGCCGTCGGCGACACGGTGAAGAAAGACCAGGGCCTGGTGACGCTGGAGTCGGACAAGGCGACGCTGGAGGTGCCGTCTTCGGCCGCCGGCGTGGTGAAGGAGCTCAAGGTCAAGCTCGGCGATGCGCTGTCGGAAGGCAGCGTGGTGGCGGTGCTGGAAGCCGAGGGCGCTGCGGCCTCCGCGCCAGAACCGGCCGCCCCCGCGGCTCCCGCTGCGCCTGCGCCGACGCCCGCCGCTGCCCCGGCACCTGTCGCAGTGGCGCCGGCCGCCGCGTCGGCCCCGTCCGCCGGTGGTGGCCTGATCGAAGCCAAGGTGCCCGACATTGGCGACTACGACGGCGTGCCGGTCATCGAGATCCTGGTCGCCGTGGGCGACACGGTGAAGAAGGACCAGGGCCTGGTGACGCTGGAATCGGACAAGGCGACGATGGAAGTGCCGTCGCCGGCCGCCGGCGTCATCAAGGAGATCAAGGTCAAGCTCGGCGATGAACTCGCCGAAGGCAGCCTGGTGGCG harbors:
- a CDS encoding dihydrolipoyllysine-residue acetyltransferase; protein product: MSDIKEAKVPDIGDYDGVPVIEILVAVGDTVKKDQGLVTLESDKATMEVPSAFSGVVKEIKVKLGDEIAEGAVVALIEVSEGAAEAKPAAAPAPTATAETGAKVEPVAVSPTPDKIAQREIAQERAAPSVAPAASRVLDDKPGIDPEASPPRSPPVEFNADRVLPEKVAYASPAVRLFARELGVDLHQVTGSERGGRISKEDVQKYVKAALAGGMAAPAAAGAPAAAGGGLNLLPWPKVDFSKFGETEVVQLSRIKKISGANLARNWAMIPHVTQHDHADITDLEALRVALNKENEKAGIKLTMLAFLMKASVSALKKFPDFNASLDASGENLTLKKYFHVGFAADTPNGLVVPVVRDVDKKGVNEIAQESGELAKKAREGKLGPAEMSGGCFSISSLGGIGGVAFTPIVNAPEVAILGVSKSSIQPVWDGKQFQPRLMLPLSLSYDHRVIDGAAAARFTAYLAQLLGDLRRVLL
- a CDS encoding DNA-deoxyinosine glycosylase — protein: MDEVLTGLPPVVAPDCHVLVLGSMPGAASLQAARYYAHPRNRFWPVMAALTGVAVEAPYEERLAASQRAGIGLWDVIGECRRAGSLDSAIVRGSERPNPVAGLVHGLAALRGIALNGGTAASLFRRHIQPQLDDAWTQRVQIIALPSTSPAHAAMDLARLREAWDVLRPLLPASTVRGASRRTQP